A region of Polynucleobacter sp. JS-Mosq-20-D10 DNA encodes the following proteins:
- the bchC gene encoding chlorophyll synthesis pathway protein BchC, which translates to MTNQYQTRAIVLERPESVALTDLELTPMTPIDVLVDMEWSGISTGTEKLLWTGKMPNFPGMGYPLVPGYESVGRVVQAGADSNLKIGQRVFVPGAKCYGEIKGLFGGAASRVVVDSNRVIAIQDHLGEEAILFALAATGHHVTSGPGQEQPDLIIGHGVLGRLIARIAVAKGKRPVVWETNAGRREGAIGYDAIDPKDDPVKKYKTIVDVSGDARLVDTLISCLAPGGEIVLAGFYDTISFSFPQAFMREARIRIAAQWAPGDLVAIKDLVESGKLSLDGLITHRSSPNDANTAYHTAFNNIDCLKMVLDWRNLQ; encoded by the coding sequence ATGACTAATCAATATCAAACAAGAGCGATCGTTCTGGAAAGACCAGAAAGTGTTGCTCTTACCGATCTTGAATTAACCCCTATGACCCCCATCGATGTCTTGGTTGATATGGAGTGGAGCGGAATCAGTACGGGTACAGAAAAATTATTGTGGACTGGAAAAATGCCGAATTTTCCTGGCATGGGCTATCCATTGGTACCCGGTTACGAGTCTGTTGGCAGGGTAGTGCAAGCAGGTGCAGATTCTAATTTAAAGATCGGTCAAAGAGTATTCGTTCCTGGTGCAAAGTGCTACGGAGAGATTAAGGGCTTGTTTGGTGGTGCAGCTTCACGGGTGGTCGTAGATAGTAATCGCGTGATTGCTATTCAAGATCATTTAGGTGAAGAAGCCATCCTTTTTGCTTTAGCTGCAACTGGCCACCACGTGACTTCTGGCCCTGGACAGGAGCAACCAGATTTGATTATTGGTCATGGTGTATTAGGTCGCTTGATTGCTCGGATTGCAGTTGCCAAGGGTAAGCGCCCGGTAGTGTGGGAAACCAATGCAGGGCGCCGTGAAGGTGCCATAGGTTACGACGCAATAGATCCCAAAGATGATCCAGTTAAAAAATATAAAACGATTGTGGATGTCAGTGGCGATGCCCGTTTAGTCGATACGTTGATTAGCTGTCTTGCTCCTGGCGGTGAAATTGTTTTGGCAGGATTTTATGACACGATTTCTTTTTCATTCCCACAAGCCTTTATGCGGGAAGCACGTATTCGCATTGCGGCGCAGTGGGCGCCTGGAGATTTAGTGGCAATAAAAGATTTAGTCGAGTCTGGCAAATTAAGTTTGGATGGTTTGATTACGCATCGCTCCTCACCGAATGATGCAAATACGGCCTATCACACGGCTTTCAACAATATCGATTGTTTAAAAATGGTTCTAGATTGGAGAAATCTGCAATGA
- a CDS encoding methyltransferase, with product MERFFDWRNRLIASPSFQRCATRFPLTRWIVRKQASSIFDLMAGFVYTQVLLACTQVNLFDILAKGAVSFGDLQKQVPLKPAGLRRLLDAAVAIQLLVKRSDDRYALSMKSAPLVGNVAILDMVKHHADFYRDLSDPIALLQGDKSSVALNEYWSYITPEQGAAPENLSAETVADYSKLMAHTQSLVTDEIIDAYPMGKHQMVLDIGGGQGVFIKRLASRYPHLTFKLFDIPGVAELSNSHFKEIGLSNRAQAVGGNFFQDPLPKGCDLATLVRVIFDHDDARVRQLLANVFDALNPGGTLLLAEPMAETKGFEAMGHAYFGFYLLAMGRGRPRTEAEISGLLSQAGFTDIKLLNSYMPLNAQILQCNKPAI from the coding sequence ATGGAACGTTTCTTCGATTGGCGTAATCGTCTAATTGCCTCACCAAGCTTTCAGCGCTGTGCTACCCGCTTTCCACTCACTCGCTGGATAGTCCGAAAGCAAGCCTCCAGCATCTTTGATTTGATGGCGGGCTTTGTCTACACCCAAGTTCTGCTTGCTTGCACCCAAGTAAACCTTTTTGACATCTTGGCAAAGGGTGCTGTCAGCTTTGGCGATCTTCAAAAACAAGTGCCTTTAAAGCCAGCCGGCTTAAGGCGTTTACTAGATGCGGCAGTCGCTATCCAGTTGCTGGTCAAGCGTAGCGATGATCGTTATGCACTCAGCATGAAGAGCGCTCCATTAGTCGGCAATGTTGCCATTCTGGATATGGTCAAACACCATGCTGATTTCTATCGCGACTTGTCCGATCCGATAGCTTTGTTACAGGGCGATAAAAGTTCCGTCGCTCTAAATGAGTACTGGTCCTACATCACGCCAGAGCAGGGCGCGGCACCAGAAAATTTATCAGCTGAAACAGTTGCTGACTACTCTAAATTGATGGCGCATACCCAATCATTGGTAACAGATGAGATTATCGATGCCTACCCTATGGGCAAACACCAAATGGTTCTCGATATCGGCGGTGGTCAGGGTGTTTTTATTAAAAGATTAGCCAGCCGCTACCCCCACCTTACTTTTAAATTATTTGATATTCCTGGTGTAGCAGAACTCTCCAATTCGCACTTTAAGGAAATTGGCTTATCTAATAGAGCGCAGGCCGTAGGCGGGAACTTTTTCCAAGACCCGCTACCTAAAGGCTGTGATCTGGCAACCCTGGTTCGAGTCATCTTTGATCATGATGACGCTCGAGTAAGGCAGTTGCTAGCCAATGTGTTTGATGCCCTCAATCCAGGTGGGACTTTATTGCTTGCAGAGCCTATGGCCGAGACCAAGGGATTTGAGGCGATGGGCCATGCCTATTTTGGTTTTTATCTACTGGCCATGGGCAGAGGAAGACCCAGAACTGAAGCAGAAATTAGCGGTTTATTGAGTCAAGCAGGCTTTACGGATATCAAGCTATTAAATTCTTACATGCCCTTGAATGCGCAAATATTGCAGTGCAATAAACCTGCAATTTAA
- a CDS encoding polyprenyl synthetase family protein yields MSMLDRINQSLEDAMHLSYSKQGPQLLQEAMHYSVFPGGARIRPQLCLAVASACGDDDPALSNAAASAIELLHCASLVHDDLPCFDDAALRRGRPSVHAAYGERIAVLAGDALIVLAFQCLASSGTRSIFRLAPLMNTIAMSVGSPHGIVAGQAWECESKVDLGDYQRAKTGSLFEAATAAGAQAAGADAATWRPLGEWLGEAYQVADDIRDVVADQSVLGKPCGQDIAHNRPSSAKDLGLTGAVQRFDELVQKAIASIPHCKGEKMLRGLVRQESERLVPSEWFKDKERKILVGHASHS; encoded by the coding sequence ATGAGTATGCTAGATCGAATCAATCAAAGTCTTGAAGATGCAATGCATTTGTCCTACTCTAAGCAGGGGCCTCAGCTATTGCAGGAGGCAATGCATTACTCGGTATTTCCTGGTGGAGCCAGAATTCGTCCTCAATTATGTTTAGCAGTGGCATCTGCTTGTGGAGATGATGATCCCGCTCTATCCAATGCAGCTGCTAGCGCAATTGAGTTATTGCATTGCGCGTCTTTAGTCCATGATGATTTGCCTTGTTTTGATGATGCAGCGTTGCGACGTGGCAGGCCTTCGGTGCACGCGGCCTATGGTGAGCGTATTGCTGTTCTCGCAGGCGATGCCCTCATCGTTTTGGCTTTTCAGTGCCTAGCAAGCTCAGGTACTCGTTCAATATTCCGCTTAGCCCCATTGATGAACACAATTGCAATGAGTGTAGGATCTCCCCATGGAATTGTTGCGGGCCAGGCCTGGGAGTGTGAATCAAAAGTAGATTTAGGTGATTACCAGCGAGCTAAAACAGGGTCCTTATTTGAGGCGGCGACTGCTGCTGGTGCACAAGCTGCGGGAGCAGATGCGGCGACTTGGAGGCCTCTAGGTGAGTGGCTTGGCGAAGCTTATCAAGTAGCAGATGATATTCGTGATGTGGTTGCAGACCAGAGTGTTTTAGGAAAACCCTGTGGCCAGGACATAGCTCATAATCGCCCCAGCTCTGCAAAAGATTTAGGTTTAACTGGAGCAGTGCAACGTTTTGATGAGTTAGTACAAAAGGCAATTGCCTCAATACCTCATTGCAAAGGCGAGAAAATGCTGCGAGGCTTAGTGCGACAAGAGTCGGAGCGGCTAGTGCCATCAGAATGGTTTAAGGATAAGGAGAGAAAGATCCTAGTCGGCCACGCTAGTCATTCTTAA
- a CDS encoding magnesium chelatase subunit H, translated as MLTKTKASNLHESIKLVLVTMDTHLNSAANRAYEDLKKTIPGATLKIHSASEFAGNPEHLQNCKDDIASGDIVIATMLFLEDHYLPILDDLKARRDHCDAMVCAMSAGDVTKLTKIGKLDMSKPASGLMAMLKKLRPSAKDKDGKSKASTAGAKQMKMLRVIPQMLRFVPGTAQDLRAYFLSLQYWLGGSQENMYNMMVNLINRYASGSREALRKNAKALDPVEYPDSGVYHPRMKNRLSNNLSDLPKVVPDAKARGRVGLLVLRSYLVSGNSGHYDPVIAALEAQGLQVVPAFAAGLDARPAIDDYFSQDGKPTIDAMISLTGFSLVGGPAYNDAHAAEEVLAKLDIPYIAAHPVEFQNLEQWGSSERGLLPVESTIMVAIPELDGSTIPMVYGGRPGASGTTCTGCHKQCSFTDDHNPQDMFTCTERVGMLAARVGKLVDLRRSERAERKVGIVLFNFPPNAGNIGSAAYLSVFQSVQNLLVGMKERGYTVDVPESVDELRDSILKGNAQQYGADANVHTLIPVDDHVRRERWLKEIEAQWGPAPGKQLSNGSSIFVLGKQFGNVLISVQPSFGYEGDPMRLLFERGFAPTHAFSAYYRYLREDFAATAVIHFGTHGALEFMPGKQTGMSGACWPDRLINDLPNIYLYASNNPSEGAIAKRRSGATLISYLTPPVTQAGLYAGLADLKSSIERFRSLEIDAHEERLDLAELIQAQAAEIDLCKAEPVWDKSDVDGLQNTVSNLFNELLELEYTLIPHGLHVVGAVPPLAERFGLLKAMADVALDHPVEDAVVEALMNGEKFDKVIDANPELLELGSRETLEDLFGKMVKSNELMSAETEVTGMLDALDGRFIRPAAGGDVMRNPEVLPTGRNLHGFDPFRIPSVFAVKDGAKQAQRILDKYQEDSHELPESIAMVLWGSDNLKSEGGQIGQALALMGAKPRFDSYGRLAGAELIPLSELGRPRVDVVITLSGIFRDLLPLQIKLLAEAAFMAASAEDEPLEQNFIRKHSLAYQKEHGCDLETASLRVYGNADGAYGSNVSNMVENSVWEEEDELAETYTRRKGFAFGRAGVPIQNNALLKSVLSDVQMTYQNLDSMELGVTTIDNYFDTLGGITRAVKRAKGGADVPVFIGDQTKGEGAVRTLSEQVSLETRTRMLNPKWYEGMLESGYEGVRQIEVHITNTMGWSATTGQVQPWVYKQLTETFMLNPEMRERLAKLNPTAAARLANRLTEASQRNYWQPDAEMLKQMQEANDELEDRLEGIYDNVAVAA; from the coding sequence ATGCTGACAAAAACAAAAGCTTCTAACCTGCATGAGTCTATCAAGCTGGTGCTTGTTACGATGGATACTCATTTAAATAGTGCCGCAAACCGCGCCTATGAGGATCTCAAGAAGACGATTCCGGGGGCGACTTTAAAGATTCACTCAGCTAGTGAATTTGCCGGAAATCCAGAGCATTTGCAAAATTGTAAGGATGACATTGCCAGCGGCGACATTGTGATTGCCACAATGTTGTTCTTGGAGGATCACTATTTACCCATCTTGGATGATCTCAAAGCAAGACGAGATCATTGTGATGCCATGGTTTGTGCCATGTCTGCAGGGGATGTTACTAAGTTAACAAAAATTGGCAAGCTGGATATGAGTAAGCCAGCTAGTGGTTTGATGGCGATGCTCAAAAAGCTGCGTCCAAGCGCTAAAGATAAGGATGGTAAGAGTAAAGCTTCGACTGCTGGCGCAAAGCAAATGAAAATGTTGCGTGTGATTCCGCAGATGTTGCGCTTTGTACCAGGCACCGCTCAAGACCTTAGAGCTTATTTCTTATCGCTGCAGTATTGGTTGGGCGGCTCTCAAGAAAACATGTACAACATGATGGTCAACCTTATCAATCGCTACGCCTCTGGCTCGCGTGAGGCTTTGCGTAAAAATGCTAAGGCACTTGATCCAGTCGAATATCCAGATTCTGGTGTGTATCACCCAAGGATGAAGAATCGCCTTAGCAATAATTTAAGTGATTTGCCTAAGGTGGTGCCCGATGCCAAAGCGCGTGGCAGAGTAGGGCTCTTAGTACTCCGTTCTTACTTGGTATCTGGTAATAGCGGTCACTACGATCCGGTTATTGCCGCATTAGAGGCCCAAGGTTTGCAGGTAGTACCTGCTTTTGCTGCTGGCTTAGATGCCCGCCCAGCAATTGATGATTACTTTAGCCAAGACGGTAAACCAACCATCGATGCCATGATTTCTTTAACGGGCTTCTCTTTGGTGGGTGGACCAGCCTACAACGATGCCCATGCAGCTGAAGAGGTGTTGGCTAAATTAGATATTCCCTACATTGCTGCTCACCCAGTTGAGTTTCAGAATCTGGAGCAGTGGGGCAGTTCCGAGCGCGGCTTACTTCCAGTTGAGAGCACCATCATGGTGGCTATTCCGGAGTTAGATGGCTCTACCATTCCAATGGTTTATGGCGGACGTCCTGGTGCATCTGGAACGACTTGCACTGGTTGTCATAAGCAATGCTCATTTACGGATGACCACAATCCTCAGGATATGTTTACCTGTACCGAGCGTGTGGGGATGTTGGCCGCACGGGTGGGTAAATTGGTTGACCTGCGTCGTTCGGAACGCGCAGAGCGCAAGGTGGGTATCGTATTGTTCAACTTCCCGCCAAATGCCGGAAATATTGGTAGCGCAGCTTATTTAAGCGTATTCCAATCGGTTCAAAACTTATTGGTTGGTATGAAGGAGCGTGGTTATACCGTTGACGTTCCAGAATCGGTTGATGAGTTGCGTGACTCGATTTTAAAAGGCAATGCACAGCAGTATGGTGCTGATGCTAACGTTCATACTTTGATTCCAGTCGATGATCATGTGCGTCGTGAACGCTGGTTAAAAGAAATCGAGGCTCAATGGGGCCCGGCTCCTGGTAAACAGCTTTCAAACGGCAGTTCGATCTTTGTACTTGGCAAGCAGTTTGGTAATGTGCTGATCTCAGTACAACCTTCATTTGGCTATGAGGGCGATCCAATGCGCTTGCTATTTGAGCGTGGCTTTGCTCCGACTCACGCTTTCTCTGCGTACTATCGTTATTTGCGGGAAGACTTTGCTGCTACAGCAGTGATTCACTTTGGTACGCATGGTGCACTTGAGTTCATGCCTGGCAAACAAACTGGTATGAGTGGCGCATGCTGGCCAGATCGTTTAATCAATGATCTACCAAATATTTATTTATACGCATCAAACAATCCTTCGGAGGGCGCGATTGCGAAGCGTCGTTCTGGAGCAACGCTGATTAGTTACCTCACCCCTCCAGTTACTCAAGCGGGTTTATATGCAGGTCTAGCAGATTTGAAGTCTTCGATCGAGCGCTTTAGATCCCTAGAAATAGATGCACATGAAGAACGCCTTGATTTAGCTGAATTGATTCAGGCCCAAGCTGCAGAGATTGATCTGTGCAAAGCTGAACCCGTATGGGACAAATCTGATGTTGATGGCTTGCAAAATACAGTGAGCAATCTCTTTAATGAATTGCTCGAGCTCGAGTACACCTTAATACCCCATGGCTTGCATGTAGTTGGTGCCGTACCTCCACTTGCTGAGCGCTTTGGTTTATTGAAGGCGATGGCCGATGTGGCCTTGGATCACCCAGTAGAGGACGCTGTAGTAGAAGCTCTCATGAATGGTGAGAAGTTTGACAAAGTGATTGATGCCAATCCGGAGTTACTTGAATTAGGTAGTCGCGAAACCTTAGAAGATTTATTTGGCAAGATGGTCAAGTCTAACGAGTTGATGTCTGCAGAGACTGAGGTGACTGGGATGCTGGATGCCTTAGACGGCCGCTTTATTCGACCTGCTGCAGGCGGTGATGTGATGCGCAATCCCGAAGTACTACCTACAGGCCGTAATTTGCATGGCTTTGACCCATTTAGAATTCCGAGCGTCTTCGCTGTTAAGGATGGTGCTAAGCAAGCTCAGCGCATTCTCGATAAGTACCAAGAAGATAGTCATGAGCTCCCAGAATCGATTGCGATGGTTTTATGGGGCAGTGATAACTTGAAATCCGAAGGTGGACAAATTGGTCAGGCCCTCGCATTGATGGGTGCTAAACCCCGCTTTGATAGTTACGGTCGTTTAGCTGGCGCGGAATTGATTCCATTAAGCGAATTAGGGCGCCCTAGAGTCGACGTAGTCATTACTCTATCCGGTATCTTCCGAGATCTCTTGCCTTTGCAAATTAAATTATTAGCCGAAGCCGCATTTATGGCTGCCTCTGCTGAAGATGAGCCACTGGAGCAAAACTTCATTCGTAAACATTCCTTGGCTTACCAAAAAGAACATGGTTGTGACTTAGAAACTGCCTCACTGCGAGTGTATGGCAATGCTGATGGCGCCTATGGATCGAACGTGAGCAATATGGTTGAAAACAGCGTGTGGGAAGAAGAGGATGAGTTAGCTGAAACCTATACCCGAAGAAAAGGTTTTGCTTTTGGACGTGCTGGTGTGCCGATTCAGAATAACGCTTTGTTGAAGAGTGTTTTATCCGATGTACAAATGACATATCAAAACCTAGACTCGATGGAGTTGGGAGTTACTACGATTGATAACTACTTTGATACCTTGGGCGGCATTACTAGGGCAGTGAAGCGTGCAAAGGGTGGGGCTGATGTGCCGGTATTTATCGGTGACCAAACGAAGGGTGAAGGCGCAGTCAGAACTCTCTCGGAACAAGTTTCTTTAGAAACTCGTACTCGTATGCTCAATCCAAAATGGTATGAAGGCATGCTAGAGAGTGGTTACGAGGGCGTGCGGCAAATTGAGGTTCATATCACTAATACTATGGGGTGGTCAGCAACTACAGGTCAAGTTCAACCCTGGGTATATAAGCAACTGACTGAGACTTTCATGCTGAACCCAGAAATGCGTGAACGCTTGGCAAAGCTCAATCCCACCGCTGCTGCGCGTTTAGCGAATCGCTTAACAGAGGCATCACAAAGAAATTACTGGCAGCCTGATGCAGAGATGCTGAAGCAAATGCAAGAAGCAAACGATGAGCTTGAGGATCGTCTCGAAGGTATTTATGACAACGTTGCTGTAGCCGCTTAA
- the bchI gene encoding magnesium chelatase ATPase subunit I translates to MARNYPFSAIVGQEDMKLAILIAALDPSVGGVLVMGDRGTGKSTAVRALAALLPEMSSVQECVYACDPNAASGTCPICDELRAKLKIGGKLKAIKKAVPVVDLPLGATEDRVIGALDIEKALSSGEKAYEPGLLAKAHRGFLYIDEVNLLEDHLVDLLIDVAASGVNVVEREGLSIRHPAKFVLVGSGNPEEGELRPQLLDRFGLAVEVKTPQEPKSRVEIIKRRDEFERNQEKFMEIWEKEDAIIRQQIQAGKKKLSTVKVDDAMLEKVTQLCSHLGTDGLRGELTLLRATRAYAALCGKNHVTIEHLKKIAVPALQHRLRRNPLDDSSSAVRVRRALEELFPETSK, encoded by the coding sequence ATGGCACGTAACTACCCTTTCTCTGCAATTGTTGGGCAAGAGGATATGAAGTTAGCAATCTTGATTGCAGCACTCGACCCGAGTGTTGGGGGGGTGCTGGTAATGGGCGACCGTGGTACCGGTAAATCTACGGCAGTGCGCGCACTAGCCGCATTGCTTCCAGAGATGAGCTCAGTTCAAGAGTGTGTATATGCCTGCGATCCAAATGCTGCAAGCGGAACCTGCCCTATATGCGATGAACTCAGAGCCAAACTCAAGATTGGCGGCAAACTGAAGGCCATTAAGAAGGCTGTACCAGTAGTTGACTTGCCATTAGGCGCTACTGAAGACCGAGTCATCGGCGCATTGGATATTGAAAAAGCTTTGAGCTCCGGTGAGAAAGCATACGAACCCGGTCTACTTGCTAAAGCACATCGCGGCTTTCTGTATATAGATGAGGTTAATCTTTTGGAGGATCACTTAGTCGATTTATTGATCGACGTTGCTGCTTCTGGCGTAAACGTAGTTGAGAGGGAAGGCTTGAGTATTCGTCACCCAGCTAAGTTTGTTTTAGTCGGCAGCGGAAATCCAGAGGAAGGTGAATTACGTCCACAACTACTTGATCGTTTTGGACTTGCGGTGGAAGTCAAGACGCCTCAAGAACCAAAGTCTCGGGTAGAGATTATCAAACGACGTGATGAGTTTGAGCGCAATCAAGAAAAGTTCATGGAGATCTGGGAAAAAGAAGACGCCATCATTCGACAACAAATTCAGGCGGGAAAGAAGAAGTTGTCGACTGTGAAGGTCGATGATGCCATGCTAGAAAAAGTCACTCAGCTTTGTAGCCATTTGGGAACTGATGGCTTACGTGGCGAGTTAACACTGCTGCGCGCAACTCGTGCTTATGCAGCCCTGTGCGGAAAAAATCATGTGACGATTGAGCATCTGAAAAAGATTGCAGTGCCTGCCTTGCAGCATCGTCTCAGGCGCAACCCTCTGGATGATTCTAGCTCTGCTGTGCGGGTCAGAAGGGCCTTAGAAGAGCTATTCCCTGAAACCAGTAAGTAA
- a CDS encoding magnesium chelatase subunit D — translation METLEQTQEISKSAKLETWLRALQVAQLLAINPHGLGGVILRARSGPVRDRWLAYLNTVAQLGGMRLPLRKMPLGISDENLIGGIDLDQTLRTGKAVLRQGLLAQCDQQLLLMPMAERVEVGAVAKVVSALDNGFIAIERDGQSRRIESHFGVVALDEGIEDDEQPNEKIRQRTAFLLNLDIIGWRDLPETDDDFLPDRQSLDYASEHFSNVSISEDSLSALVGVAEQLGVVSIRALNLALNTAKCLAAFDRESEVSSMHLQRAIALVLSTRATRLPQSAPPPEDENEAPTDEEQLDDQPEESVDQDQPPPPEPPPLEPTEDQNQDQEKKEENESEKTDSENPQALDDEILEAAQAAIPADLLARLADLADLKTPKGMGGKTGAVKVGRVRGRPLGNMPGMPEGGKTLSIIDTLRAAVPWQGVRRAEMKAAGKLVPAGKILIRKEDFRIKRYQERTQTLTMFIVDASGSSAMHRLAEAKGAVELLLAECYVRRDQVAVMSFRGSVAELVLAPTRSLVKAKRALSGLPGGGGTPLSRAIDESFEIASASMRKGLTPALVFLTDGRANIAKDGSPGRPKAMEDAQQSARAASHYSFKSLWIDTSPQARDEGKALAAMLGSMYLPLPNAGATEVSQAIMQGLKKA, via the coding sequence TTGGAAACTCTAGAACAAACCCAAGAGATCAGCAAGAGTGCCAAACTCGAAACTTGGTTGCGGGCGCTCCAGGTCGCTCAACTCTTAGCCATCAATCCCCATGGCCTGGGAGGCGTGATTTTGCGTGCGCGCTCTGGGCCTGTCAGAGATCGTTGGCTAGCTTATCTCAATACCGTTGCTCAATTAGGCGGTATGCGCCTGCCATTACGAAAAATGCCACTTGGGATCTCTGATGAAAATCTGATTGGTGGTATCGATCTTGATCAAACTTTACGGACTGGTAAAGCTGTTCTCAGACAGGGGCTCCTAGCTCAATGTGATCAGCAGCTATTACTCATGCCAATGGCAGAGAGGGTTGAAGTGGGCGCAGTAGCAAAAGTGGTCAGCGCTTTAGATAATGGATTCATTGCGATTGAACGTGATGGTCAAAGTCGCAGAATTGAAAGTCACTTTGGTGTTGTTGCCTTAGATGAAGGCATCGAAGATGATGAACAACCCAATGAAAAAATTCGGCAAAGAACAGCCTTTCTTCTGAATCTGGACATCATTGGCTGGAGAGATTTACCAGAAACAGATGATGATTTTTTGCCGGATAGGCAATCACTGGATTACGCTAGCGAACACTTTTCAAATGTCAGCATCAGCGAAGATAGTCTGAGTGCGCTTGTAGGAGTAGCTGAGCAACTCGGTGTTGTGTCAATACGTGCGCTGAACTTAGCACTGAATACTGCAAAATGTTTAGCTGCCTTTGATAGAGAATCAGAAGTCAGTAGCATGCACCTCCAGCGCGCTATTGCTTTAGTGTTATCAACCAGAGCAACTCGCTTACCGCAAAGTGCGCCTCCACCTGAAGATGAAAACGAAGCTCCGACTGATGAAGAACAACTAGACGACCAGCCAGAAGAAAGCGTAGATCAAGATCAGCCGCCTCCACCAGAGCCGCCTCCGCTAGAACCTACTGAAGATCAAAATCAGGACCAAGAAAAAAAGGAGGAGAACGAGTCTGAGAAAACAGATTCAGAAAATCCTCAAGCTCTCGATGATGAAATTCTCGAAGCAGCTCAAGCTGCGATTCCCGCCGATCTCTTAGCACGCTTGGCTGATTTAGCCGATTTGAAAACACCGAAAGGGATGGGTGGAAAAACAGGCGCCGTCAAAGTCGGGCGAGTGCGTGGGCGCCCCTTAGGTAATATGCCAGGCATGCCCGAAGGCGGTAAAACCTTAAGCATCATTGATACCTTACGAGCTGCTGTGCCTTGGCAAGGCGTGCGCAGGGCAGAAATGAAGGCTGCTGGTAAGCTCGTCCCTGCAGGAAAAATTCTTATCCGCAAAGAAGATTTTAGGATCAAGCGCTATCAAGAGCGGACTCAAACTTTAACGATGTTTATCGTGGATGCTTCTGGCTCTTCTGCAATGCATCGCCTTGCAGAAGCCAAGGGTGCAGTAGAGCTCTTGCTAGCTGAATGCTATGTGAGACGTGATCAAGTAGCAGTGATGTCATTTAGAGGGAGTGTTGCTGAACTCGTTCTTGCCCCTACTCGTTCATTAGTAAAGGCAAAGCGGGCTTTAAGTGGGCTACCTGGTGGAGGCGGGACCCCTCTATCACGGGCCATTGATGAGTCTTTTGAGATCGCTAGCGCATCGATGAGAAAGGGGCTTACCCCTGCTCTCGTCTTCCTAACGGATGGCCGAGCCAACATTGCTAAAGATGGCTCCCCTGGCAGACCGAAAGCAATGGAAGATGCTCAGCAGTCAGCACGTGCTGCCTCTCACTACTCTTTTAAATCCTTATGGATTGATACCTCACCCCAAGCCAGAGACGAAGGCAAGGCTCTCGCAGCAATGCTTGGGTCGATGTACTTACCTCTCCCGAATGCAGGAGCCACTGAGGTTTCTCAAGCAATCATGCAGGGGCTTAAAAAGGCTTAA
- the bchO gene encoding alpha/beta fold hydrolase BchO: protein MKRIPLDWPNRQHSRLISVGDLDWHVQLTGKGPVVLLLHGTGSSTHSWSDLIPLLEPHAQVLVPDLPGHAFTQGARLEDLKLDVIARSLQLLIEQLGIEAPSIVVGHSAGAPLAIRFAVAATKQPKLVIALNPSFIPPPPVYTSFFGPLLGPITKSSTLSSLLASLSPSLGMVDKLLDSTNTFLPEARRVYYRKLFERSDHVRGSMNFMAAADIQKVLSEAGLYQGKLICVLGNQDAWIPAKPLEKIIQDHFPAAEVLKWEGGHIMHELEPSKVAKLILEGLA from the coding sequence ATGAAACGCATACCCCTAGATTGGCCCAATCGACAACATAGCAGGCTTATCTCTGTTGGAGATTTAGATTGGCATGTTCAGCTCACAGGTAAGGGTCCAGTAGTTTTGCTGCTGCATGGTACTGGAAGCTCAACCCACTCTTGGTCAGATTTGATTCCTCTGCTGGAGCCCCATGCGCAAGTGCTAGTGCCAGATTTACCTGGCCATGCCTTTACCCAAGGCGCAAGATTAGAAGACCTCAAGCTAGATGTCATTGCGCGTTCATTGCAACTACTCATCGAGCAACTGGGAATTGAAGCCCCCTCGATCGTAGTGGGACATTCTGCTGGGGCACCCTTAGCAATCCGTTTTGCGGTAGCTGCAACAAAACAGCCAAAGCTGGTCATTGCTTTAAACCCATCTTTTATACCGCCACCGCCTGTCTATACTAGTTTCTTTGGACCGCTCTTAGGCCCCATTACCAAATCTTCAACGCTCTCCAGTTTGCTTGCTTCGCTGTCACCCAGTTTGGGAATGGTAGATAAGCTGCTGGACTCAACCAACACTTTTTTACCAGAGGCGCGGAGAGTTTATTACCGCAAACTCTTTGAGCGTTCAGATCACGTGCGTGGTTCTATGAATTTCATGGCAGCGGCAGACATTCAAAAGGTGTTATCTGAAGCAGGCTTGTATCAAGGTAAGTTAATCTGTGTATTAGGTAATCAGGATGCGTGGATTCCGGCTAAACCTTTAGAGAAAATTATTCAGGATCATTTCCCTGCTGCAGAGGTTTTGAAGTGGGAGGGTGGTCACATCATGCACGAGCTCGAACCAAGCAAAGTGGCGAAACTGATTCTGGAGGGACTAGCTTAG